Proteins encoded by one window of Actinomycetota bacterium:
- the hpt gene encoding hypoxanthine phosphoribosyltransferase — MPAEVDSVLVAEAAIAERVTEIGAQIGADHAGDEVTLVTVLRGGLFFLADLARAIPLDVHLDFMAVSGYEAGAVGVVRITKDLDDPIDGRHVIVVEDIIDTGLTLNYLLRMLKARQPAGLEVCTLLDKDVRRIVDLPIAYRGFRIPDEFVVGYGLDLRGTLRNLPYVARLREEALL; from the coding sequence ATCGCGGAGCGTGTGACGGAGATCGGTGCACAGATCGGCGCCGACCACGCGGGCGACGAGGTCACGCTGGTGACCGTCCTTAGAGGCGGCCTGTTCTTCCTCGCGGACCTCGCGCGCGCCATCCCGCTCGACGTCCACCTGGACTTCATGGCGGTCAGCGGGTACGAGGCCGGCGCCGTGGGCGTCGTGCGTATCACCAAGGACCTCGACGACCCGATCGACGGCAGGCACGTGATCGTGGTCGAGGACATCATCGACACGGGGCTGACGCTCAACTATCTGCTCCGGATGCTCAAGGCGCGCCAGCCGGCGGGACTCGAGGTGTGCACGTTGCTCGACAAGGACGTGCGCCGGATCGTCGACCTGCCGATCGCCTACCGGGGGTTCCGCATCCCCGACGAGTTCGTGGTCGGCTACGGCCTCGACCTCAGGGGGACCTTGAGGAACCTGCCCTACGTGGCGCGGCTGCGCGAGGAAGCGTTGCTGTAG